A genome region from Sphingobacteriaceae bacterium GW460-11-11-14-LB5 includes the following:
- a CDS encoding RagB/SusD family nutrient uptake outer membrane protein yields the protein MKFSLSILMFFMFAGLMSCKKNYLDVSNELAGGLTSTDQVFDNPAYTRRWYANVMSGVADYSNIINGDGLGNPWAGMSDEIANGFGNVVNYNISPKNSLNMGFHRWESLYQLIRQANIFLEKAKPIPATGTDADMLDDAEFKQLKTNVLFMRAYYHYLLFEQYGPIPIATTVVEPTGDLDLPRQSVDEVVAFIDKELTAIMPLLPQTAITDELFLANPTKGVALAVKAKLWMYAASPLLNGGYAPAVSLANKDGKKLFPAKDQTKWNKALAATKEMISFAEQGNYELYKAFTNGVLDPEKSIYDLFQVYNKEIIWATSKNGWGGMDGDALDRRSTPRSEPNGLGSTAVLQELVDDFYMKDGLPINNAQFLPASPLYTEAGKSMYNGVNVSNMWINREPRFYNTVFFAGRKWHITNREINFYKGSPNDRSGQSTVSGYLLYKRFNRKVHKTSPGVASVFRPSIVFRLAEFYLLYAEALNEVEANNPDVLKYVNLVRERAGLPKLELLNAAIAGNQALQREAIQRESRIELCTEGQRYFDVRRWMIAEGNDGKNKQGGDFYGMNMDGDATTFFQRIIVQRRVFETKQYLYPIPYNELEKSKLLVQNPGW from the coding sequence ATGAAATTTAGTTTATCAATCCTTATGTTTTTCATGTTTGCGGGCTTAATGTCTTGCAAGAAAAACTATTTAGATGTATCTAACGAATTGGCGGGAGGCCTTACTTCAACTGATCAGGTGTTCGATAATCCAGCCTATACACGCCGCTGGTATGCCAATGTAATGTCTGGAGTAGCAGATTACTCAAATATTATCAATGGCGATGGTCTTGGAAACCCCTGGGCTGGTATGTCTGATGAAATTGCCAATGGTTTCGGAAATGTTGTTAATTACAATATTTCGCCAAAAAACTCGCTCAATATGGGATTTCACCGCTGGGAATCGCTTTACCAATTGATCAGACAGGCCAATATCTTCTTAGAAAAGGCCAAGCCAATACCCGCTACCGGTACAGATGCTGATATGTTGGATGATGCAGAGTTCAAACAACTTAAAACCAATGTACTGTTTATGCGGGCATACTATCATTATCTGTTGTTTGAACAATATGGACCTATACCTATTGCAACAACAGTGGTAGAGCCAACAGGCGATTTAGATCTGCCACGGCAATCTGTTGATGAAGTGGTCGCCTTTATCGATAAAGAACTTACTGCCATAATGCCCTTACTGCCACAAACTGCAATTACCGATGAACTCTTCCTGGCCAATCCTACTAAGGGTGTTGCTTTGGCTGTAAAAGCAAAACTATGGATGTATGCAGCTAGTCCGCTATTAAATGGAGGATATGCTCCAGCGGTGAGCCTGGCTAACAAAGACGGGAAAAAATTGTTCCCTGCAAAAGATCAAACCAAATGGAATAAAGCGCTTGCCGCTACTAAAGAAATGATCAGCTTTGCAGAGCAGGGCAACTACGAATTGTATAAGGCATTTACAAATGGTGTCTTAGATCCCGAAAAATCGATTTATGATTTGTTTCAGGTTTATAATAAGGAGATTATATGGGCTACTTCTAAAAATGGATGGGGAGGTATGGATGGCGATGCCTTAGATCGGCGATCAACTCCAAGAAGTGAGCCTAACGGACTCGGAAGTACGGCCGTATTGCAAGAATTAGTTGATGATTTTTATATGAAGGATGGGCTGCCAATTAACAATGCTCAATTTTTGCCTGCTTCACCCTTATACACCGAAGCAGGTAAAAGTATGTATAATGGAGTAAATGTTTCCAATATGTGGATCAATAGAGAGCCCCGGTTTTATAATACTGTATTTTTTGCAGGCAGGAAATGGCACATTACCAATAGGGAAATTAATTTCTATAAGGGCTCGCCGAATGATAGAAGCGGACAATCTACTGTAAGTGGTTACTTACTCTACAAACGATTCAATAGAAAAGTGCATAAAACCAGTCCGGGTGTAGCATCTGTTTTCAGGCCATCGATTGTTTTTAGGTTAGCAGAATTTTATTTGCTATATGCCGAAGCTTTAAACGAAGTAGAAGCTAATAACCCAGATGTATTGAAATATGTAAATTTGGTAAGAGAGCGTGCAGGATTGCCAAAACTCGAATTGTTAAATGCAGCAATAGCTGGTAACCAGGCTTTACAAAGAGAAGCCATACAAAGAGAAAGCAGAATTGAACTTTGCACAGAAGGACAACGCTATTTTGATGTGAGAAGATGGATGATTGCTGAAGGTAATGATGGAAAAAATAAACAGGGTGGAGACTTTTATGGAATGAACATGGATGGCGACGCTACAACTTTCTTTCAGCGCATAATTGTTCAAAGACGTGTCTTCGAAACCAAACAATATCTTTATCCTATTCCTTATAATGAGCTTGAGAAGAGTAAACTGCTTGTTCAAAACCCAGGCTGGTAA
- a CDS encoding SusC/RagA family TonB-linked outer membrane protein — MKIYDFNSYRHPGTIHKIILTMKLTILLLLSILLQVNAESKAQQKVTILEKNASLEKVLRLIKNQTNFNYIIVSTSVDKANLVTIDAKNADIKDVLNKCFFNQPLTYVIEYKTIIVKDKIVAAANKNIASFKISGTVKDELGLPIPGVTVRVVGKEIIEQTSNKGKYTIETELRDSLEFAYIGYKTQRVAVKGLDDINIVMKSAENKLNEVVVVAYGAQKKESVVSSISTVKGEQLKFPTRSLTNNIAGQVSGLIAIQRSGEPGYDNSEFWIRGVSTFAGGSAALVLVDGVPRSINDIEPDEIETFSVLKDAAATAVYGAEGANGVILITSKRGKTQKAVISFRTEHSIAKPTRIPEFVGSADYLSLFNEALSNDGIAPLFSEDLISKYRNNVDPDLYPNTDWMDAMLRKRTDNHRYTLNVRGGTEKARYFVSGAYFGESGIFKDDPGKKYDTNIGLKRYNLRSNIDLDVSKSTTVSVDISGQYLLTNYPGISTNQIFRQMIITPPYTFPAVYSDGTISTFRQERDSQMRNPYNQLMNSGYAKEWRSGIQSNVRLNQKLDFITSGLLFRGNVSYDYDGTFTSSRSYNPSRYNATGRDANGKLIFSKTFSGNPDLGDPAEGNNATKKVYIETSLNYNRAFGKHTIGAMALYMQKETQLYNEALAFRKQGLVGRLTYAFANRYFVEGNFGYTGSEAFAKNYRFGFFPALGLGYQLSNEAFYPEALKSIVSNLKLRASIGRTGNDNTGAARFLYRPVYNFGGTSFSQGITTAGGANTYAAGITESRFEAPYLGWEIEDKQNYGVNIGFLNNKIEIVADYFKSERTGILLQRRTIPAVAGFRAAPWENFGKVRNSGFDASLDARQEFGDFKLSTRGTFTFARNKITEYDELKTPHPWMAITGTRVGEQTLYVADGFYSDQDFIVTDNTNGTKSYALKPGLPIPSLGGRLGPGDIKYKDLNNDGKIDALDRQRGGLGNPNNPEIVYGFGFNVEYKGFYISSFFQGTANASVVFGSVIPEGWHPFSWGVDQSSYRTFALNRWTEANQGKDVLMPRLHSSNVNNANNTVASTYWLRNGGFLRLKNVEIGYNLPKRWLNKFQIQSARIYGMGYNLTVWDDIKYYDPEQTGANVNDNPYPLTSTYTFGLELTF, encoded by the coding sequence ATGAAAATTTACGATTTTAATTCGTATCGGCATCCTGGTACGATACACAAAATTATTTTGACCATGAAACTAACCATCTTACTGTTGCTAAGTATATTATTACAAGTAAATGCAGAAAGCAAAGCGCAACAGAAAGTTACTATTTTAGAAAAAAACGCTTCATTGGAAAAGGTGTTACGACTAATTAAAAATCAAACGAACTTTAATTATATAATTGTTTCCACTAGTGTAGACAAGGCCAATCTGGTTACAATAGATGCGAAAAATGCAGATATAAAAGACGTTTTAAATAAGTGCTTTTTTAATCAGCCTTTAACTTACGTTATTGAATATAAAACGATTATCGTAAAGGATAAAATAGTGGCAGCTGCCAACAAAAATATTGCTTCTTTTAAAATATCTGGCACAGTAAAAGATGAACTTGGCCTACCTATACCAGGTGTTACTGTACGCGTAGTGGGAAAAGAAATAATTGAGCAAACTTCAAATAAAGGTAAATATACTATTGAAACCGAGCTTAGAGATAGTTTGGAATTTGCCTATATAGGATACAAAACACAGCGTGTTGCAGTCAAAGGTCTCGATGATATTAACATTGTGATGAAGAGTGCAGAAAATAAGCTAAACGAAGTAGTTGTAGTGGCTTATGGAGCTCAGAAAAAAGAAAGTGTAGTCAGTTCTATTAGTACGGTTAAGGGCGAGCAATTGAAGTTTCCGACGAGAAGTTTAACGAATAATATTGCAGGTCAGGTTTCTGGTTTAATTGCGATTCAACGTTCAGGGGAGCCCGGATATGATAATTCTGAATTTTGGATAAGGGGGGTTAGTACATTTGCCGGCGGAAGTGCAGCACTTGTTTTAGTAGATGGGGTACCAAGAAGTATTAATGATATCGAACCTGATGAAATTGAAACTTTTTCGGTACTAAAAGATGCAGCAGCAACAGCTGTTTATGGTGCAGAAGGGGCTAATGGTGTAATACTCATTACTTCTAAAAGGGGTAAGACACAAAAAGCAGTAATTTCTTTTAGAACCGAACATAGCATTGCAAAACCTACTCGTATACCAGAATTTGTTGGGTCTGCAGATTATTTGTCGCTATTTAACGAAGCCCTTTCTAACGATGGAATTGCACCCTTGTTTAGCGAAGATCTCATTTCTAAATACAGGAATAATGTAGATCCCGATCTCTATCCCAATACCGATTGGATGGATGCCATGCTCAGAAAAAGAACCGATAACCACAGGTACACGCTAAATGTTAGGGGAGGAACCGAAAAGGCTCGTTATTTCGTGTCCGGAGCTTATTTTGGTGAGAGCGGTATTTTTAAAGACGATCCAGGAAAAAAATATGATACCAATATTGGTTTGAAAAGATATAATTTGCGCAGTAATATCGATTTGGATGTTTCTAAATCTACTACGGTCAGTGTTGATATTAGCGGTCAGTATCTGCTTACAAATTATCCTGGGATAAGTACGAACCAGATTTTCAGGCAAATGATTATTACCCCTCCATATACCTTTCCAGCTGTTTATAGCGATGGTACCATTTCTACATTCAGGCAAGAGCGTGATTCGCAGATGCGTAATCCCTATAACCAACTCATGAACTCAGGTTACGCGAAAGAGTGGAGAAGTGGCATACAATCAAATGTACGTTTAAATCAGAAATTAGATTTTATTACTAGCGGTTTGCTATTTAGAGGTAATGTTAGCTACGATTACGATGGTACTTTCACCTCTTCCAGAAGTTATAACCCTAGCAGGTACAATGCAACCGGAAGAGATGCCAACGGAAAGCTTATTTTCTCCAAAACTTTTTCAGGCAATCCCGATCTAGGTGATCCGGCTGAAGGGAATAATGCTACTAAAAAAGTGTATATCGAAACATCTTTAAATTACAACAGGGCTTTTGGAAAACATACGATAGGTGCTATGGCACTTTACATGCAAAAGGAAACCCAACTATATAACGAGGCGCTGGCTTTTAGGAAACAAGGCTTAGTTGGCAGGCTAACTTATGCATTTGCAAACCGTTATTTTGTTGAGGGTAATTTTGGTTACACCGGTAGTGAAGCATTCGCCAAAAATTACCGTTTTGGCTTTTTCCCTGCTTTAGGCTTAGGATATCAGCTATCTAATGAAGCTTTTTATCCCGAAGCATTAAAAAGTATCGTTTCTAACTTAAAATTACGTGCATCAATCGGACGTACTGGCAACGATAACACCGGCGCCGCCAGGTTTTTGTACCGGCCGGTTTATAACTTTGGTGGGACAAGTTTTAGTCAGGGGATAACCACTGCAGGTGGTGCAAATACCTATGCAGCAGGTATCACTGAATCTCGTTTTGAAGCGCCTTACTTAGGGTGGGAAATAGAAGATAAGCAAAACTACGGTGTAAATATCGGCTTTCTAAATAATAAAATCGAAATCGTAGCCGATTACTTCAAGTCAGAAAGAACGGGCATTTTATTGCAAAGAAGAACAATACCTGCAGTTGCTGGTTTTAGGGCAGCCCCCTGGGAGAACTTTGGGAAAGTAAGAAACAGTGGTTTTGATGCGAGTTTAGATGCCAGGCAAGAGTTTGGCGATTTTAAACTCAGTACAAGGGGTACTTTTACCTTTGCAAGAAATAAAATTACCGAGTACGACGAATTAAAAACGCCTCATCCATGGATGGCTATAACTGGTACGCGCGTGGGTGAACAAACATTGTACGTAGCCGATGGATTTTATTCTGATCAGGATTTTATTGTAACAGATAATACAAATGGAACAAAATCTTATGCACTAAAGCCGGGCTTACCTATACCATCTTTGGGTGGAAGATTAGGTCCTGGCGATATTAAATATAAAGATTTAAACAATGATGGTAAAATTGATGCATTGGATCGCCAAAGAGGCGGCTTAGGCAACCCCAATAATCCTGAAATTGTTTATGGATTTGGCTTTAACGTAGAATATAAAGGTTTCTATATAAGTTCTTTCTTTCAGGGAACCGCAAATGCATCTGTAGTTTTTGGTTCGGTAATCCCAGAAGGCTGGCATCCTTTTTCGTGGGGGGTAGATCAGTCTAGCTATAGAACTTTTGCATTAAACAGGTGGACCGAAGCTAATCAGGGGAAAGATGTTTTGATGCCCAGACTACATAGTTCTAATGTAAACAATGCGAACAATACCGTTGCCAGTACTTACTGGCTCAGAAATGGTGGTTTTTTAAGATTAAAGAATGTTGAGATAGGTTACAATTTGCCTAAAAGATGGTTAAATAAATTTCAGATTCAATCGGCCAGAATATATGGAATGGGCTATAATTTAACCGTTTGGGACGATATCAAATATTACGATCCGGAACAAACCGGTGCTAATGTTAATGATAATCCCTATCCGCTTACCAGTACTTACACCTTTGGGTTAGAATTAACATTTTAA